A stretch of DNA from Bacteroidales bacterium WCE2008:
CGGCCGGAGAAAGGATTCTCATCAAGTCCATGGCCGACGGCTCGGCATTCGACGAAGGACGCGCATACAACGTCGCCATGACCTCTTACAGGGCAAGCGGCGGCGGTAACCTGATGCGAGAAGGCGCCGGCATCGATACTGACCATATCGACGAACTCGTGGTCGAGCGCTATCCGGAGATCCGCAACATCATTTATGACTATCTCATGAAAAACGGAAGCATCGATCCGGAGACTATCGGAGACGCATCTGTGATCGGAAGGTGGAAGTTCATCCCGGAGGCCCTGGCGAACAAGGCTCTGGACAGGGACATGTCCCTGCTTTTCAAGTAGAATCAGACAAAAAGTCCAATAAAAAAGGGTTTCGTCTTAGCGACGGAACCCTTTCATTTTCTGCATCAAGTTGCCTGTCATCGCAGTCTTCATGACCTTTCTGGTGCTTTCGAACTGCTTGAGCAATCGGTTGACTTCGACGACTGAAGTTCCGGAACCGTCAGCGATTCTCTTGCGGCGGCTGCCGTTGATTGCTTCCGGATGCTCGCGCTCGTATGGAGTCATGGACATTATGATCGCCTCGACACCCTTGAATGAACTGTTGTCCATATCGACGTCCTTGAGGGCCTTTCCGACACCAGGAATCATGGATGCGAGATCCTTGATGTTACCCATCTTCTTTATCTGCTGGATCTGGTTGTAGAAATCCATGAACGTAAACTGGTCCTTGGCGAGTTTCTTCTTGAGTTCGCGGGCCTGTTTCTCGTCAAACTGCTCCTGAGCCTTCTCCACGAGGGAAACTACGTCACCCATGCCGAGGATTCGGTCAGCGATACGTTCAGGATGGAAGACGTCGAGGGCCTCCATCTTTTCGCCTGAAGAAACGAATTTGATAGGCTTGCCGACAACTGCCTTGATAGAGAGCGCGGCACCGCCTCTGGTATCACCGTCCATCTTGGTGAGGACGACTCCGTCGAAGTTAAGCCTGTCGTTGAAGGCCTCTGCTGTTGCAACGGCATCCTGACCGGTCATGGCATCGACCACGAAGAGGGTTTCGGTAGGCTTGACAGCTTTATGGAGGGCGGATATCTCATTCATGAGTTCCTCGTCGACGGCGAGACGTCCGGCGGTATCTATGATCACTACTGAATATCCTTCGTTACGGGCTTTCTTAATGGCGTTCTCGGCAATGCGTACAGGATCTTTCTCCCCTTCTTCGGTATATACCGGAACTCCTACCTGCTCTCCGAGTACCTTGAGCTGCTCGATGGCAGCAGGACGGAAAGTATCGCAGGCGGCAAGGAGAACCTTCATGCCTTTCTTGCTCTTGACATGGAGGGCGAGCTTGCCGGAGAACGTGGTCTTACCGGAACCGTTGAGACCTGCTACGAGGACTATTCCCGGATTACCTTTGACATCGATATCCTGAGAGCTGCTGCCCATGAAATCGGCAAGTTCGTCGTGGACGATCTTGACCATCATCTGCTGAGGCTTGACTGCTGTCAGTACATTCTGGCCGAGAGCTTTGGTCTTTACGCGATCGCAGAATTCCTTGGCGACCTTGTAGCTGACGTCGGCGTCAAGAAGCGCTTTGCGGATATCCTTGACGGTCTCGGCGACATTGATTTCGGTGATTTTCCCTTCTCCCTTAAGTATCTTGAATGACCTTTCGAGTCTTTCGCTCAGATTTTCAAACATATATAGAATATTTATTTACAAGTGAGATGCAAATTTACAACATTTTTTCTTTACTTTTGTATAAACGCAACTTTTTACAAATGAATCGTCCGCAACTGACCACAAGACTCCGGAGGATGATTTCCCACCTGCACCTTCCGGTACCACTGAACATTTTTCTTTTCGGTTTTGCCAACAGACCACTGTCCGAGCAAAGCATCAAATTCAAAGAGTCCCCCACAGCCCCCTTGGCAAAACTCGCCCGAGGGAGGAAATCCTCTTCTTATCCGCGATTGTCCCTTGACACAATTTCGGCGTCGCTTGATGCCTGGATCAGTTCAGGGCCGGATCTCTGCTCAGATTTTTCCATAGCCGATCTCGCCAGAGAAATCAATGTCGCCAGGATCGACCTGCAGCGATATTTCCAGAGCTATCTTCATCTGGATTTCCGTGTATGGAAAAGCGAACTCAGACTGGAGAGGGCTGCCGAAATTCTGCTCGAAAGGCCGGACATGATGATTTCCGATATCTGTGCCGAAGTCGGGATGAACAATATCTCCAATTTCCACCGTCAGTTCAAGAAATACAAGAATTGCACTCCGAAGCAGTGGCGTGAGAGCCATAGCTAGCGGAGTGCAAGGTAAGCAAACTATATATAACCAGGAAGCAGTTATTTCTTCATCTTTACTGAGCCAACGCCTCTGCAGTCGGTCTTGATGTTTCCGGAGACATTGAGATTACGGATATCGATATCCCCGGCCCCATGAATATCCAGGTCAGCCGATTCGGCTTTTCCGGCAATATCGATATCGCCTGCACCGAATAATGACGCTTTCAGATCATGTACATCGATATTCTTCACTTCGATGTCTCCGGCGCCGAAGATAGAGAGACTGCAGTCATCGCTGACAAGATTCTTGATCTCGATATCGCCGGATCCATAGATTTCGGCTTTGAATTCCCCTGTTACCGTAAGATCATCCGCCCTGAAATCTCCCGAGCCATTGATCTTGACGGCCGTCAGGTATGGACAATAGACCTTGATAGGAGGGAAATCGCGGAACTCGATTCTTGTCTTTTCGGTCCTGACATCGATAATTGACGCCTCATCTGTCTTGATCATAAGCTTTCCATCCTCATATACGGCCGTGCTGAATAAATACTGTGTATTTTTCGGGACTTCAGCAACTACCCTGTATTCTGTTGACGGGATGAATTGCACATCCATTCCGGAAGATACTTCCAGAGAAGTGAACGGTTCTTCCACTCTGTCGATCACCTTCGTACTGTCGCTGTGGTAGAAAACTACATTACTGCTCAATCCGTTAGTCCTTACAAAGCAAGAGTTCAACGACAGTACGAGGACAGCAGCTACTATAACATTATTAATTACTCTCATGATTCTAGATTTTAAGCATTGATTTATCAATATCCAGCAGGGCGATCCTGCGGGCGATAGCGGGCCATTCGTTCTCAAGAAACTCCTTCCTTTCGTTTTCCAGGACAAGTTTCTTCGCCTCCGGGCTTATGAAATATCCGATGCCGCGCTTATTGTAGATTACCCCGTCAGTGGTGAGCTTTTCATATGTCCTCATGACGGTATTTGGATTGACGCCGATGTCGGCTCCATATTCTCTGACCGAAGGGATCCTGCTGTCAGGCAGATACTCCCCGGAGAGAATCTTCTCGCAGATAACATCAGCTATCTGGAGGTAAATAGGTTTATTGGAATCGAAGTTCATAGCTGTCAGTGTTTAATTGTCTTGACCCTGAGCCAGATGCCGGCAAGCACTATTCCGAATGTAAACAGATAATCGGCGAAGATCATCGCATTCAGTCTGAAATCGAGGTCCGGACTAGCCATGAATCTCCTGATGTAATCCAGGACATCAAATCCTGATCTGGCAAGAGAAGCAGATATCATCGAAGTGATAATACTTGAGAGGATTGACAGGCCGATAAGGACAAGCACAGTCTTGGCAACTTTCTTCTTCCTGAAGAATACAGCTCCGAGAAGGAAGGCAAACAGGCTGGAAGAAGCCGACAGGAACAGCACCCAGAAGCCTCTGCCTGCAAAATATATCCCCTGCATACCTGAATTAGTCGTAACCTCGTTGATGTTGACCGTGACAAGCGCCTTGGTGTAAGTAGGATCCAAGAAGCTCAGGATAGCGTCTGTAAGGAAATACAGAGCAAAGAAAACCAGCGGAACGATTATTCCGGTGATAATTACCATCGAGAGGTACTTCTCCAATTTCGATGCAGGGATAAGCACCCATTCCGAGCCTGCCTTCTTATCGGTGATACGTCCGTAAGCCTGAGCCGGGAATGACATGAACATAATGACAGTGGCTATACAGAAGAACGCGATCCTCAAAGGCAGGGACGGAGCCTGCATGTGCAGGGTGAAGATAGTCGAGAAAATGATTGACAACACGTAGAGTATGACAGGCACTCCGGCGACTATCAGCATCGTAAGCCCGTAGTTGGAACGGGCTGTTTTCAGATCGTAAACGAAATACTTTCCGAATCTTTCAAGATCAAATATATTATTCATGGTTATTATTTTCTGAAAAGTTTCTTTATATACTCTTTGTTGTTATGGACAGTATTGAAGAGAGCTTCTACATTGATCTTGCTCTCCTCCCCTGTCTTGTTCTCATACACCTGTATGAATCCGCCAGGGATCTGTTCAGTGAAAAGAGAATCAGGATTCAGCGTATTGCCATAATCGAAGAACAGCTTGCTTGTAATCTCATATTCCGAAGCATTGAGAAGCACGTCCCTTCTGTCCAGAATGATGATCGGATCGATGATGTTCTCGAGATCCCTTACCTGATGGGTAGAAATTACGACAGTAGTATATTCAGAAGTGTATTTTGAGATTGCACTCCTGAAACTTGTCTTTGACGGGATATCAAGGCCGTTTGTAGGCTCATCCATGAAAAGATACTTTGTGTTGCAGGCAAGGGCAAAAGAAATATAGGTCTTCTTGAGCTGACCTGCGGACATCTTAGCCATGTTCTTAAGCGGGTCATTCTCGAAAAGTTCCATAAGCTTGAGGAACTTGTCAAAATCGAACCTTGGCCAGAATTTTCCGGCAGATTCGGCATAACTGATAGCCTTCATATTGACCGGAGCAACCTCGTCAGGAAGATAATACTGGTTCTGGAGAGTCTCCGGAAGTCTTTTATATGGATCGATACCGTCCGTTTCTATATAGCCGGCTTCAACCTTCTTGAGGCCGCAAAGCAGAGTGAGCAGTGTGGTTTTACCTACTCCGTTTTCTCCCAGAAGTCCGTAGATCTTACCTTCTTCCAGGTCAGTAGTGATCCCGGTCAGTACCGGAACCGAGTTGTAACTGAATTTGAGGTCGTTGATTTTAATCATGCTGTTTAGTGTATTAGTTTATTAATACACTGCAAAGATAGAGAGAAAAAATTAATCTCCAAATATTTTTTGAAAAAATTTAAAGAAAATAGAAAATGAAGCCAGGACAGCATAAGGAAGGAGACGAAACGTTTCGAAACGTTTTTTTCTGATATTTAATACGTTAAGGGAAATATCGACAGACAAAATGAGCTATATTTCGCATATTGAACACTTAATTAATTAAACAATGAAAAAACCAATCATCCTAATTGCAGCGATGCTGCTTCCCTTCTGCTTCTCATGCCAGAAGCAGCTGGAAGAAGAGCCAGATCTTCAGGACGGCTACAAAAGAGTGACCCTCGAGGCCGATTTCGGCACAGGGACCAAGGCAGCCGATGACTTCAAGATCTACTCCGGGGACAAGGTATCGGTCTATTGCACTGACGCTTCCAACTCCGCCAACACTAAATTCTACACTTTCACATCGCAGGGCAGCGGCACATCCGTGACTCTGTCAGGCTCCATTCCTTCGACGGCTTCGGTCGGAAGCGTAGCCCTCTATCCTGCCAGCGACTGGCATTACTACTCGAGCTCGCACTATTATTTCAATGTCGACGAGAACAGGAATCTGACATCAAGCTCCGCACAGTCGTCCACCGACAGGCCGATGTACGGCACGAAGACCTCCGGGAAGAAATTCTCCTTCACTCCCCTCGCCGGCGCGGCAAAATATGTCGTATCCGGGCTGCCTTCAAGCGTCACGAAGGTAAAGTTCACCTTCACCGCCAGCAGTTCCAAGATAAACGGCTCGTTCAAGATCTACAACGGCACCAATTACTATTCATGGAA
This window harbors:
- a CDS encoding ABC-2 type transport system ATP-binding protein translates to MIKINDLKFSYNSVPVLTGITTDLEEGKIYGLLGENGVGKTTLLTLLCGLKKVEAGYIETDGIDPYKRLPETLQNQYYLPDEVAPVNMKAISYAESAGKFWPRFDFDKFLKLMELFENDPLKNMAKMSAGQLKKTYISFALACNTKYLFMDEPTNGLDIPSKTSFRSAISKYTSEYTTVVISTHQVRDLENIIDPIIILDRRDVLLNASEYEITSKLFFDYGNTLNPDSLFTEQIPGGFIQVYENKTGEESKINVEALFNTVHNNKEYIKKLFRK
- a CDS encoding AraC-type DNA-binding protein, with translation MNRPQLTTRLRRMISHLHLPVPLNIFLFGFANRPLSEQSIKFKESPTAPLAKLARGRKSSSYPRLSLDTISASLDAWISSGPDLCSDFSIADLAREINVARIDLQRYFQSYLHLDFRVWKSELRLERAAEILLERPDMMISDICAEVGMNNISNFHRQFKKYKNCTPKQWRESHS
- a CDS encoding Putative auto-transporter adhesin, head GIN domain, with protein sequence MRVINNVIVAAVLVLSLNSCFVRTNGLSSNVVFYHSDSTKVIDRVEEPFTSLEVSSGMDVQFIPSTEYRVVAEVPKNTQYLFSTAVYEDGKLMIKTDEASIIDVRTEKTRIEFRDFPPIKVYCPYLTAVKINGSGDFRADDLTVTGEFKAEIYGSGDIEIKNLVSDDCSLSIFGAGDIEVKNIDVHDLKASLFGAGDIDIAGKAESADLDIHGAGDIDIRNLNVSGNIKTDCRGVGSVKMKK
- a CDS encoding DNA-binding transcriptional regulator YhcF, GntR family, with translation MNFDSNKPIYLQIADVICEKILSGEYLPDSRIPSVREYGADIGVNPNTVMRTYEKLTTDGVIYNKRGIGYFISPEAKKLVLENERKEFLENEWPAIARRIALLDIDKSMLKI
- a CDS encoding signal recognition particle subunit FFH/SRP54 (srp54) translates to MFENLSERLERSFKILKGEGKITEINVAETVKDIRKALLDADVSYKVAKEFCDRVKTKALGQNVLTAVKPQQMMVKIVHDELADFMGSSSQDIDVKGNPGIVLVAGLNGSGKTTFSGKLALHVKSKKGMKVLLAACDTFRPAAIEQLKVLGEQVGVPVYTEEGEKDPVRIAENAIKKARNEGYSVVIIDTAGRLAVDEELMNEISALHKAVKPTETLFVVDAMTGQDAVATAEAFNDRLNFDGVVLTKMDGDTRGGAALSIKAVVGKPIKFVSSGEKMEALDVFHPERIADRILGMGDVVSLVEKAQEQFDEKQARELKKKLAKDQFTFMDFYNQIQQIKKMGNIKDLASMIPGVGKALKDVDMDNSSFKGVEAIIMSMTPYEREHPEAINGSRRKRIADGSGTSVVEVNRLLKQFESTRKVMKTAMTGNLMQKMKGFRR